The Arvicanthis niloticus isolate mArvNil1 chromosome 19, mArvNil1.pat.X, whole genome shotgun sequence sequence atgcacAAAGCCATGAGTTTGCCCAGAAAATGTCTTAACTTGATAATTAACTATGCAGTGCTCTTTAAGCTTCTGGGTCAGTGTAGAAACCTAATACACCAGGGGTGGGGAAATATAAATGTGAGAATGGTGTGACCTTAACCCTTCACCAGCATCTTCCAAtccttttggggtttttggttctgttttgagacagggtctctacaaagccctagctgtcctagaactcgctcaatatgtaaaccaggctggcttccaattctgcttcccaagtgctgggattaatggcatgcaccaccacacccagatagTCTTCTATTGTAATAGTTGACAAAGTGAACAGGCTCCACGGCCATTGCCTTGTCTTTATCAGTCCCTGGCCATTTTCAGGAGTCGCAGAGCAGCATAATGATGCCTCCATAGCAGTTCTAGAAGCTCCTGGATTAACGAGCTGAGCCCAACATCCACTGTGAGTTCAAAACACTGGGTGGGTCACAATTGCGCCAGTCAAGGTGATGCACAGTTTTAACCCCAGCAGTTAAAAGATcactgaggccagcatggtctgtCTACATAATGATACTTGAAAAAGCTTGAAGTGGTGGAGCACATTCTTGGCATGTGTGAAGCTTGCTGGGTTCAGTCCTCATCAGGGCAAGGGTGGGCATTCAGTATGACTGCCCTCACCCATTGCTCATTTCCCTCATGACTATGGGGCTACTGGGGAGATGCACTTTGCCCCATCTGTCAACCTGAGACCATACACATGGGTGACTAGACCAGAAAGTGATCCAAATTCAAATCGGCTTGCTGTATGTTACTATTGCACATAGTAAAACGAGCATACCAAATGATTTTAAGTTGAGGACTGTTATTTGTATTGAGACCTTAGTTAAGACTTATTGACAAATGGTTGCTTTTAACTTAGACTTTCCTATCCAGCTTCCTGTGCTTAATAAATCCATCTCAGGCTATGGTAACTGATGGATTACCATGGAAACCATTCGCAGTTGACAGGCTATCAGGAACACATCCTTTGGCTGTCATTCTGAACAGTTCAATTCTGGGCTTAAGTTCCATTAGTAAATTTTCATCATTGGAAAACTAGCTCATAGATTAGTTCtttgaaactttctccaaaagtGTCATGATATGCAATTCGATATCCAAGTGAAGGCTGCCTACTCACCTGCTCAAGTGGGATCACAACATCATTTTCTGCAAAAATAAACAGTGTTGGGTTCTTCAAATTATAAACATCTTCTGAATCTCTGATGATACCTGGAAAGAGTTGAGGGAGATTGACTTGTGCAGAAAGCTGCCTGGATTTGGTGTGGTTTTGCAAAGTAAACCACGTGGCTAGAGACTGCTTTCTgtgttgggggtggaggtggtATGCACGCTTTCGTGTGCATGCCCACATGGGGTCTTGTGCACGTGTGATGTAAGTGTGGAGGCCAGGTGTCTTAAGTCGGTCATTTCATTTTTACCGTAGGATCTCATTGAGCCTAGAGCTCGGAGACTTctgtagactggctggccagtgagcttgaGGAACCCATCTGTCTCCACCTGCCGAGTCCTGGGGTGACATGTACAAaactgcacccccccccccaagcagaTTTGTATGCAgatgctagggatctgaactcaggtctccatggaTCTGTGGTCTTCACTGCCTTAGCCATCTCCCCAattgttggtttatttttagCAGCCCCACAGAAGCCTAGCCTATGAGATTCCGTAGAAGTGCAATTGACTTAGCCAGATCTTTCTACTCTGCATCCTGTTCAGCAGGAACCAGGCCAATAGACTTGGTGCTGTTCTCTTTTGAGATGGCTTTATACATGAGGTCGTAATTTGCAAACCACCACTCTAGAAGTTTCTACACAGGCCCCACGTGTTCAATGAACTAGACAATTTTATAAGAGCAGCCATTGGACCAAGTTAATCCAAACAAGACCCCAAAGATACAATATCTGTTCTACAGGTTGTTGTATACAGTTTATTGTTCATCCTTGTCTGGATATCCTAAAGGTTAATTTGTGCAAAGTATTGCTCTGCCAAGCTCAGGGCAACTCACTGGTGTGTTTGGTTGGGAAAAGGCGAGTCGATGTACTGTTGGGAGAATGGGCAGGAAAGGGCTAGTGAGATAGCTCACCTGCCACACAAGCCTAGGAACCTGAGattgatcccagaacccacatcatattgttctctggcttctacataaGCACTGttgtgtgcaggcacacattgtgcacacatatacacgatCAATGATTTTAACAGATGAGAGGTAAAACAACTTTTTCCCTGCTTCCTGCCACTGTGAGAGTGGAGCTAAGTAACACACAGTGTCTCTCCTCCCTGTTACACCTCTCCAGAAGACAGTGAGCCATAGAAAGGACGGCAGTGCACCCTGAACAACTCCGACAAAGCCAGATAATAGGTCTGGACATTCAGTCCTGCCATAATCTGCCACTCACATGCTGCACAACAGCAGCCAGCAGGTGGCGCTAGAAAGGCATGCTTCCAGGGGCACCTTTTAATTCGTCCATAGACACTGTTGCCCTGACAATTGGCTGGCCTCGTACTAGTGATTTattgcatttgttttgttgtgtgagactagttctcactgtgtagctcatgcTAGCCAAAACATGTCAAatctcctgctttagcctcccaagtcctggaattaCAAGTATGTGTACCATGcctcaatttatttctttttgtgtaagaaaatattttgtttggtttttttttttttttttcccttagtgctAATAGATGAaatgcagtggtggcacatgcctttagtcccagcacttgttagggaggcagaggcaggcagatttctgagttcgaggctaccctggtctacagagtgaactccaggacagccagggctacacagaaaaaccaaaaaaaaaaaaaaaaaaaaagatgaagtgtCATGTCAAGGAGTCCAAACACCAGAATGAAACCAGCTTGTGAATGTATAACTTTGAAACAGTGCTCAACACTCTTATATTTGTTTTCAACGTATTTTAGCCTGGATGCTTTTAAATTGTACATTCAATGTGTTGTTTCTGTCAACAGATAAAGGGTTCTTACCTCATAGTTAAGATAACTTTGTTTCCTGTTGACTAAAATGTAAATGttaggactgaagagatggcttagcaggtaggagaactggctcctcttccagaggacccagattcagtccccagcagccACATCCGAATGATGACTTACAAGCATACGGTGGGGGGGGATCTGACGACCTCTTCTGGCTGCTGTAAGCACTAGACACACACATGGGCGTAGACACACGTGCAGGCAACATGcccacataattttttaaaaatctgctaattagggctggagagatggctcagtggttaagagcactgactgctcttccagaggtcctgagttcaattcccaacaaccacatggtggctcacaaccatctgtaatggatctgatgccctcttctggtgtgtctgaagagagcaacagtgcactcacatacataaaataaatcttttttaaaaatctgctaattaaaaagaaagttaacGTTGCTGTTTGTAgtttgcattgtgtgtgtgtgtgtgtgtgtgtgtgtgtgtgtgtgtgtgtgtgctcatgcatgtgtttGCGGGTGcacaggtgcacatacacatgagaggtcagaaaacaaccttGAATGTGTTCCAGGGAGCCTTGCCACctagatttttgagacaggatctagaACTTATCAAGTAGACTAGGCAAAGTGCCCAGTAAAGCCCAAAATAtcacctgtctctttctcccttaagatgtgttctggggaccaaattcagcatctcatgcttgcaagacaaGAACTAcactgacagagccatctccacagctctATTTTTAGATTCTGAAAACCATGCTAAGCTGGTTTGCCTCATGCCAGCGGGTTTCGTATTACAGCGTGTGAGAGAAGCCTGTCACTCAATCATCCTTCTGCTTTCCCTGAGTAAAATGTGCTGGGCACTTACCATAGACAGACACCCCTGCCCTGACTTCCGGGTATGTCATCATCACTTGGTGCACCACAACACCCCCCCAGCAGAAGCCCACAATGCCAATCTTCTGGGCGTGACACTGTTGTCTCAGATACCTCAAGACAGCATCAACctctctagaacagaaagaaaagacacagcaTGAGAGGCTGACAAGGCTGACCCTCAGGGTTGATGGTAACTGCAATGGCTGAGTGAATACTACTTGACGTCTGTGATTTCTTTGGTGGTGAGAACCAGAATTCCTAGAAAGAAGCTGCGACTTCAAGGCTGACTTACTGCTTAAAACTCAGTGGCAGTAAGGAGTCTGGGATGTCGCAGCTCTAGAGCCTGATCACAGTTTATCTTGAGCTACCCTTCAGCCCATTAGTGAGCCGTTCTTCGACCCTCTGTGTTGGCTCTAACTCTTGTAATTAGCAGATAAAGTTGAACCTAACGTCCTGATAAGTAgataaaaggaagaaggaaaaaaaaaacctttggaatGTATCAACTCAACAAAACCATATGCCCCACCAATcaaagagctgagaattctatcaGATAGCATCTGAGTCCCACAACTGAGGCTTCTCTACTATGCTGTAACTGCCTAATTAATAATCCAGAAAGTGTCTTGATTAGGAATCTATCTTTGTTCTAttactgtttaaaaacaaacaaacaaactttataACACTGCTTCCACGGCAGAATGTAGAATTTGGTGTAAACTAAATCCCTGTGGCTTATACCTGACCAATCAGAGAAGAGCAGTCTCCTCATCAGAATGATGGGTTTTCATATGGACTACAGAGTCAGTGGGGGAGGAGTGGGGATGATGCTCTCCAGGTTGCTGGGAGAGAGGCTACAGACCAATGGGCTGCCTCTGAAGTGAGGGCTTTCCTGAGGATGAAGCCAGCATACAGGAAGTGAGGCTGAGCTGTGATTCATGGATAAGAGCTGGGCCAATTCCTGCTTGAACCCCAAACTACTTTCTTTGGTTCTATAAACCAATAGCTCGTTTAACTGCTAATCCACTGGGATAGATGTTCTATCACTTGCAACCAAGCACCTAGGTGGACTCAGGACTTCGAATTCATCACTTCTGAGGGAAGTGAGCAGCTATGCTTGCTGCGGCAGTGTGACAAGGAATATGTGTCAGCCTCTATCCTCAGCTTATATAGTGTGCTGGACCAAAACTCTTTCCCGTCATGCTGTTGGAAGAACTCTGTCTAGAGCCAAATGAAGTCAtacagagggtgggagggaggaatgaagggacagggagagagggaaggggggagggagggagggagggagggaaggaaggagggagggaaggaaggagggaagaagggagggagggagggagggaaggagctcAGCTTGTCTGTCCCCTCCCTGGGCTACGCCAAATACAAAACCAAGCCTGTTGATAACTTACCGATTGACTTTTCTGGCATCTTTTGATTTCAACCAATCAGGGAAGGCGGACCAGTCAGCAGCTGGGTCCCATGGCTCTTGACCCACAAAGAAGTCTGGGACAATAGCTCTGTAAAATACGGGCATGGATCAACCTTTGAGTCACCTGGACTCAATGTCCTGGTTTATTAAATGCCTTGTTGGGTTGCCAATTCTaggcaaagggaaggaaaaaCCTTGGCCACGAAGGCCACCCTTTATTACAACAGAAATCATCTGTTGGAGGCCAGATTGCCTCAGATTCTACAACTGCAAGTACACAGCTTCCAGCAGCTTGTTCCAGCAAGTGAGAGGGCCATCAGCAGGGACACTTCTCAAGAGCTGTCCCAATGCAGAAGGAGGGAAAACTGGACCCAGGGGCAAAGGGTGTGTCCTGCCAAAGGTCCTTCCTGCTTCGATGGAGTTAGTTGGTCCTCTCAGTCAGCCCAGGGCTTTGGCCAAAGGGCACCCCTGAGGAATATGAGGGCACACTAGTCACTGTGATCCAGTAATATAGTCCAGCCCCTGCACAGGCTGCCAAACAGTTTCCTGCCCCAAGAGTAAAGTCCACAGCAGGTTCTAGAACAGGCTACGGGAAGAGTAAACAAAGTGAATGCTAACACATGAGGTTGTCCTCCGACCTCTAAATGCTCACAGTGGTGAGCACGAGCCTTcaatcatgcacacatatatacatcattgTATACGTATACAAATCATATAAACGACCAAACGATAGATCACCCAGCCACAGGCAACTCAGCGCTTGAACATCATGGACATTACTAGGCCAAGTAACTTTACTTACCCTCAAGCAATCTGAGCCTGGGCAGTGAGTGCAGCAGAGGGACTGGTCCCTTGAAACATAGCCACAGGTAACTCGTTAATCTGGGAGACTGTGGCCCTAGCTTCATCCATCCTGGCATGGCTTCTAGAAGAACACCATGAACTCCAGTGTGCAATACTGCCTCTGTTGTCCCAAGACAAGCCCCTCTGCTGCACAGGTAGGCAGAGCACCAAGGCCCCGCCTGACAGACCAGGTTGAGGTCTCCTTGTACTGTGGAGAGAACTTGACAAGTAACTGACCACTTTTATccctcacacttttttttttaagtatctatTTTTATGAGTGTTTGCACGTACTGTGTGTACTATGTATACGCCtgatacctgcagaggccagaagatggcgtcaCATCCCCTGGTTcctagttacagatggttgtgagctgccatgtgtgttgTCTGAACCAAACCTGGGTTTTCTGCCAAGTCATGGAGtacttgtaaccactgagccatctctccagcctgtgggcTCACATTTTTGActtgaacagacagacagacagaagtgtGAACTGTCCACCTTCAGATGGCTTGATGGTAAGTAAACAATTATCATGAACGAGCCAGAGCCTTGGAAGGCCTAGTTATATCTCTGCCTGTGCTATAACCCCCCCTATACCTAAGGACTCTTTTTAAGCAGGCACTGCCCCATTCCAACAGCTGCTTAAAGTTCACCCAGAGCAACTGAGAACCTCTGTCTTCATGCCTTGACTTCCCAATCTGCAATATGGGGTGGTAATTTCCATCCCTCCCAGGGCTGCTGGAAGGAGAGGGTCCCTGCCCATGTTGGCTATTATAGGTATATTTAGAGGCTTTCCCAGGAAATTGTCCCACTCTCCCCAAAGACGTCTTCTCATGCCtctcagtgggagaaggaagACAGGCCCACCCCAGACTTCCAGCTTTCTTTAGACTGGGGACTCAAGTTTCCATGAATTAAGCTGCCTCACCTGTGCAAAAGACACAGTGGATGAACTGACTGGGATGTCATCACCGTAGAGAGTCTGGAATGCCGCAGGCCCAGGACCCAGTTCTCTTGGGTTGTCTTTATCCCTCATAATCTGTTCATCACCAATCTGCATTTGATCTAACACCTCCTACTGACTATTGGCTAAACCCTTTAGAATGCACTAACAGAGCAGTCGTATCCACCAACACaagagctaagaatgtcatcagctGTCATATGACACCTACAGCAAAAGGTTTCACTGACACTCATCTTCCTGACTTTCTTTTGTCCTAAGTCACCATCCATGCAAGACCTATGAAGACCACCCTGAGGCTGGAATGCTTCAAGATCCACAGGGGAATGGGAACAGGTGTGCTCGCTCACCTGTGCCTGGATGGGACCCTTCTTAGGGAGAGGACCCTCTGTCCAGCATGTCTGTTGGGCTGGGTACCTTGGGGGCCTGATGCCCTGGGATTCTGATGGGAAGAGGTGGCTGTACAAGGTTAGAGTTAAATTTCAAAGGTGAGTTTCTAGAGCATTcacctagtatgcacaaagcctGGAATTAGATCTCCAGCACTTCATACCCCGGTGTGGCAGTGCACACTTGTAAAAACAATGAAGTCAGGCAAGCGTAGGGAATAGTTTAGCAACTTAGGACTCGACTTGGGTTGAGCTACGCACACACTTCTCATAACATACGTAGTTCCCACTTCCTACCATTGATCACCGAGATAACAAAATAGATCATGTAAATGAGATTTTTAACTTAAGCTgtgttggttttgggttttgtctttCTGAAGCGAACAAAACGGACCACAGAAATCCACATGAATTTAAGCAAAGAGCAGAACTTCATACGTACGTGTATCCATTTCCGGCAATCATGTCAGCCATATACCTGGTGTTGGGCAGCTGCCAGCCATATATATCCTGGACGACAATCACGGCTTTGCCTGCATCCACAGGGGACCGGGTGACATATGCCTTGATGTGCTCCACCTGAACTTCATGGCCCATGCCACCATACTCTAGCTTGTGACCAATGTCACACGGGCAAGGGTTAGCTTCGTTAGCCATTGGAGTCTTGACGTCAGGCTACAGAGGGAATGAAATGTTCATCACCCGCTGAGTGGTTCAGGTCTAGGGATAACCTATGGTAAATAAACTGTAAATAAACTCAGTGGTATGATGGCTACTGTCGATCAAACTGGAAACGTAGCTCAGTTGCTAGAGCACCCACCTAGTATGTATCAAGCCTAGAATTAAATCCTCAGCCCTTCATAAACCAGGTGTGGCCGTGCACACCTGTAAAACCAATGAAGTCAGGCAAGCGTAGGGAATAGTTTAGCAACTTAGGACTCCACTTGGGTTGAGCTATGCACACACTTCTCTTCTAATAACATACCTAAGCAGCCTAGAAACCTTACCTGTACATACTATGCATACATACCCTCTCTCAGCAATACCCATAGCAGCCTAACTCATAGGACTCCCCCCGGCATCAAGCTATCTATGCAACCCCTCAGAACAATGGACTACATTTCTCCTCTCCTTAACAATCATCAAACTT is a genomic window containing:
- the Cmbl gene encoding carboxymethylenebutenolidase homolog; the encoded protein is MANEANPCPCDIGHKLEYGGMGHEVQVEHIKAYVTRSPVDAGKAVIVVQDIYGWQLPNTRYMADMIAGNGYTAIVPDFFVGQEPWDPAADWSAFPDWLKSKDARKVNREVDAVLRYLRQQCHAQKIGIVGFCWGGVVVHQVMMTYPEVRAGVSVYGIIRDSEDVYNLKNPTLFIFAENDVVIPLEQVSTLTQKLKEHCIVNYQVKTFSGQTHGFVHRKREDCSPADKPYIEEARRNLIEWLNKYI